One genomic segment of Erysipelotrichaceae bacterium 66202529 includes these proteins:
- a CDS encoding UbiX family flavin prenyltransferase translates to MAEIKKLIIAMSGASGSHLALHLMQVLSAYSEVETYLMISEAAKRTWELEMDIPLTEITSLSTHVLACDDIAACCASGSFVHAGMLVIPCSMKTIAGIANGYAENLLLRSADVTIKEHRPLVLTFRENPFSLIHLENLCKLSRIPDIYLMPMMMTYYQKPQTIEEMEDALIGKILQVFHISYDRYQRWQ, encoded by the coding sequence ATGGCTGAAATAAAAAAACTCATAATCGCAATGAGCGGTGCCAGCGGCTCGCACCTGGCCTTACATCTCATGCAGGTACTGTCTGCATATAGCGAAGTGGAAACCTATCTCATGATATCGGAAGCGGCAAAGCGTACATGGGAGCTGGAAATGGACATACCGCTCACAGAAATAACATCCCTGAGCACTCACGTTCTCGCCTGTGATGATATAGCAGCCTGCTGTGCAAGCGGCAGCTTTGTACATGCAGGAATGCTGGTAATTCCCTGCAGTATGAAAACAATCGCAGGAATTGCGAACGGCTATGCGGAAAATCTTCTATTGAGAAGTGCTGATGTAACCATAAAGGAGCATCGCCCACTGGTACTCACCTTTCGCGAAAATCCGTTCAGTCTTATTCACCTGGAAAATTTATGTAAGCTGTCCCGTATTCCGGACATATATCTGATGCCAATGATGATGACTTATTATCAGAAGCCGCAGACGATTGAGGAAATGGAGGATGCCCTGATTGGGAAAATATTACAGGTATTTCACATCTCCTATGATCGTTATCAGCGATGGCAGTAA
- a CDS encoding HAMP domain-containing protein: MLRGNRNLLRRTDIKTRLTLAFIFVPLCLLIVVFFIYYSFSTNMIKDKNEQTSAQVVAMSEEIFHLNADKLNKQIDNLAASTYVRNYLYYPKDAAIRRAFSHNLHANDLLVERKGLQLYDAAGKLLYEEGTLFSADLKAYKKEIQAQKQGGFWLYDPDTHLIMLTREIRNLYDQPLGYVFCSFEKDFFNESLAQFTQPGNIMLVADAKGQVLFGSNSERIHEAVDVKASAITVNKQSYYVTSKKIEGTPWYAVYLCDEDYVLEEIHNFRNMLLLYGIVFFVLLALIAYFVYHSIYDPVHNILHSMRTLDENNLAMNRVLDDGRDEIHELSMNFNDLLDRVQELLYTVHQEQEQKRETQFQLLQAQINPHFLFNTLNTLHYLAILNEDKPVSEGITALARLLRNTIVDSKEVVTVEEEIENLKNYIIIQKLRYGDVFETVYNIDENVRDCAILKFLLQPIAENSILHAFEEDKEHQILTIRAKAEGKYLKIEIGDNGKGFALDIQENRNKKLSGIGIGNIQERIRLMYGEDYSMDIQSVVGTGTIVTLLLPYRKTEGR; this comes from the coding sequence ATGTTAAGGGGAAACAGGAATCTGCTGCGCAGAACGGATATAAAAACAAGGCTGACACTGGCATTTATTTTTGTGCCGCTATGCCTGTTAATTGTGGTTTTCTTTATCTATTATTCCTTCAGTACGAACATGATCAAAGATAAGAATGAACAGACCTCTGCACAGGTTGTCGCGATGTCGGAGGAAATATTTCATTTGAATGCCGACAAGCTGAATAAACAGATTGATAATCTGGCTGCATCCACCTACGTGCGCAATTATCTGTACTATCCCAAAGACGCAGCAATACGCCGTGCCTTTTCTCACAATCTGCATGCAAATGATCTGCTTGTGGAACGCAAGGGCTTGCAGCTGTATGATGCGGCAGGGAAGCTCCTTTATGAAGAGGGAACCTTATTTTCCGCTGATCTGAAGGCATATAAAAAGGAAATTCAGGCACAAAAGCAGGGTGGCTTCTGGCTGTATGATCCGGATACGCATTTGATTATGCTCACCAGAGAAATCCGCAACCTCTACGATCAGCCTCTGGGCTATGTATTTTGCAGCTTTGAAAAGGATTTCTTTAACGAATCCTTAGCACAGTTCACTCAGCCGGGGAATATCATGCTGGTGGCGGATGCAAAGGGACAGGTGCTGTTTGGCAGCAATTCGGAAAGGATTCATGAAGCTGTGGATGTAAAGGCATCTGCTATTACAGTGAACAAGCAATCCTATTATGTGACCAGTAAGAAAATCGAGGGTACCCCCTGGTATGCAGTATACCTGTGCGATGAGGACTACGTGCTGGAGGAAATTCATAATTTCCGTAATATGCTGTTACTATACGGTATTGTTTTCTTTGTATTGCTTGCCCTGATTGCCTACTTTGTATATCACAGCATTTACGATCCTGTGCATAATATCCTGCATTCCATGCGTACACTGGATGAGAATAATCTGGCAATGAACCGGGTGCTGGATGATGGCCGTGATGAAATTCACGAGCTTAGCATGAACTTTAATGATTTGCTGGATCGGGTACAGGAGCTGCTATATACGGTGCATCAGGAGCAGGAACAAAAACGTGAAACCCAGTTTCAGCTGCTTCAGGCACAGATCAATCCGCATTTTTTATTCAATACACTGAATACTCTGCATTATCTGGCAATTCTAAATGAGGATAAGCCGGTAAGCGAGGGAATCACTGCGCTTGCCCGTCTGTTACGCAATACCATCGTGGACAGTAAGGAAGTGGTAACGGTGGAGGAAGAAATAGAAAATCTAAAAAATTATATCATAATACAGAAGCTTCGCTATGGTGATGTATTTGAAACGGTATATAATATAGATGAAAATGTACGTGATTGTGCTATCCTGAAATTTCTGCTGCAGCCGATAGCAGAAAACAGCATCCTGCATGCCTTTGAGGAGGATAAGGAGCATCAGATACTGACAATTCGTGCAAAGGCGGAAGGAAAATATCTGAAAATCGAAATCGGTGATAACGGTAAGGGTTTCGCTTTGGATATACAGGAAAACCGCAATAAAAAGCTCAGCGGTATCGGTATAGGAAATATCCAGGAGCGTATACGACTGATGTATGGTGAGGATTATTCCATGGACATACAAAGCGTGGTGGGGACAGGGACAATCGTGACCCTGCTGCTTCCATATAGAAAAACAGAGGGGAGGTAA
- a CDS encoding MreB/Mrl family cell shape determining protein: protein MFSKEVGIDLGTANLLMYVKGEGIVIDEPSVVAIDAETKKCLAAGQDAKDMLGRTPGRVLAIRPLKDGVIADFEVTEIMLNFFFKKLAIKGMFKRPTILICCPSNITSVERNAIRDAAYRAGAKKVYIEEEPKVAAVGAGLDIGKPSGCMVLDIGGGTTDVAVISLGEIVSSTSLKIAGDTLDRDIIKFVKENKKLLIGDRTAEEVKKQIGTAWKGSMHETIEVSGRDLVTGLPTTITLSSEEIQGSMAESLQDVVRACKTVLEQTPPELASDIVTRGIVLTGGGALLHGIDELLRNELHIPVYVAENALRCVAEGTGILLENLHLVQ from the coding sequence ATGTTTTCAAAAGAAGTAGGAATCGACTTAGGAACAGCAAACTTACTAATGTATGTAAAAGGTGAAGGCATCGTAATTGACGAGCCTAGTGTAGTTGCGATAGATGCAGAAACAAAGAAATGTCTGGCTGCCGGACAGGATGCAAAGGATATGCTTGGTAGAACACCGGGCAGAGTGCTGGCAATCCGTCCGCTGAAGGATGGAGTTATTGCGGATTTCGAGGTAACGGAAATCATGTTGAACTTTTTCTTCAAGAAGCTGGCAATCAAGGGGATGTTCAAGCGTCCCACTATTTTGATCTGCTGTCCAAGCAACATTACCAGTGTGGAAAGAAATGCTATTCGTGATGCAGCTTACCGTGCCGGGGCAAAGAAAGTGTATATCGAAGAGGAGCCAAAGGTGGCTGCTGTCGGTGCCGGACTGGATATCGGAAAGCCTAGCGGATGTATGGTGCTGGATATCGGAGGCGGTACGACCGATGTTGCGGTAATCTCTTTAGGTGAAATCGTTAGCAGTACCTCTTTGAAGATTGCAGGCGATACACTGGATCGTGATATTATCAAATTTGTTAAGGAAAATAAAAAGCTGCTGATCGGTGATCGTACAGCAGAGGAAGTTAAGAAACAGATTGGTACGGCATGGAAGGGCAGCATGCATGAAACGATTGAAGTAAGCGGACGTGACCTGGTAACCGGTCTGCCGACTACTATCACACTGTCCAGCGAGGAAATTCAGGGCAGCATGGCAGAAAGTCTGCAGGATGTAGTTCGTGCCTGCAAAACTGTTCTGGAACAGACACCTCCTGAGCTGGCAAGTGATATTGTGACAAGAGGTATTGTGCTGACCGGCGGTGGAGCGCTGCTGCATGGTATTGATGAGCTGCTGCGCAATGAGCTGCACATTCCGGTATACGTTGCGGAAAACGCACTTCGCTGTGTAGCGGAGGGAACAGGCATCCTGCTGGAAAATCTGCATCTTGTTCAATAG
- a CDS encoding response regulator has translation MYKVLIADDERLIRITLKNMIDWRALDCEVIATAKDGEEAFNIFMDMQPEIVITDLKMPGMDGIELIGKIKEVNKNTQVIALSNYSDFEYVRDAMKAGAFDYLLKVTLEKEELQRIIVQVKESCVESSMNDHEEYESALKELQQCLILTKNEHILSRKEFQSALSQQIFEPYQKGFQMAYFRVDNINHLYQTKLKDHAALHKHLQDLIRESMPLAVHHHLIFMSNHSGILMFDSREKLRILNLCNSIIRNITQYLNIHMSITLSDVIPTLDEFYDQFELLLKSHERRFYAGEGSLIQSEEYDAFQELDMNEVKFHLELLEAVRGKDFDTVHQKLKETLEYMRTHDIEPHAVIEYFIFVFHNIEGNEMERGIRQAFPFDTITAKLRLCETADKLEEIAQDSFDKIEAWMNDRASRRYRKEILDAMEYINANMNRKVTLKEIADSIGMNESSLSRMFKSETGVNLNYYINEKKMKKAMELLSSESSMIKDVAAAIGMDDQLYFNKVFKKYYNVSPSEFKKKLHPDTEE, from the coding sequence ATGTATAAGGTTCTGATTGCGGATGATGAACGTCTGATTCGAATTACGCTGAAAAATATGATTGACTGGAGAGCGCTTGATTGTGAGGTGATTGCAACTGCGAAGGACGGCGAGGAGGCATTTAACATCTTCATGGATATGCAGCCGGAAATCGTGATAACCGATTTGAAAATGCCGGGTATGGATGGTATTGAGCTTATCGGAAAAATCAAGGAAGTAAATAAAAACACACAGGTCATTGCACTCAGCAATTATTCTGATTTTGAATATGTGCGAGATGCCATGAAGGCAGGTGCCTTTGATTATCTGTTAAAGGTTACACTGGAGAAGGAGGAGCTGCAACGCATCATTGTACAGGTTAAAGAGTCCTGCGTGGAAAGCAGCATGAATGACCACGAGGAATATGAATCTGCATTAAAGGAGCTGCAGCAATGTCTGATTCTTACTAAGAATGAACATATACTGAGCAGGAAGGAATTTCAAAGCGCACTCTCACAGCAAATTTTTGAACCCTATCAAAAGGGCTTCCAGATGGCATATTTTCGTGTGGATAACATCAATCACTTATATCAGACCAAGCTGAAGGATCATGCGGCTCTGCATAAGCATTTGCAGGATCTGATTCGCGAATCTATGCCGCTGGCTGTCCATCATCATCTGATTTTTATGAGTAATCATTCCGGTATCCTGATGTTTGATAGCCGTGAGAAGCTGCGAATTCTAAATTTATGCAACAGCATCATTCGTAATATAACACAGTATCTGAATATCCATATGTCCATCACTCTGTCAGATGTCATACCGACTTTGGATGAATTTTATGACCAGTTTGAGCTGCTTTTAAAATCACATGAGCGTAGGTTTTACGCAGGAGAAGGCAGTCTGATTCAAAGTGAGGAGTACGATGCCTTTCAGGAGCTGGATATGAATGAGGTGAAGTTTCATTTAGAGCTGCTGGAGGCAGTGCGCGGTAAGGATTTTGATACTGTGCATCAGAAGCTGAAGGAAACACTGGAATATATGAGAACGCATGACATTGAACCGCATGCCGTAATTGAATACTTCATTTTTGTGTTTCATAATATTGAAGGCAATGAGATGGAACGGGGAATCCGTCAGGCCTTTCCTTTCGATACGATTACAGCAAAGCTGCGGCTGTGTGAGACTGCAGATAAGCTGGAGGAAATTGCACAGGATTCCTTTGATAAAATAGAAGCGTGGATGAATGACCGCGCCAGCAGACGATACCGTAAGGAGATTCTGGATGCTATGGAATATATTAACGCCAATATGAACCGTAAGGTGACGTTAAAGGAGATTGCGGATAGCATTGGTATGAATGAAAGCTCGTTAAGTCGAATGTTTAAAAGTGAAACCGGGGTTAATCTGAATTATTATATCAATGAAAAGAAGATGAAGAAGGCCATGGAGCTTTTAAGCAGTGAATCCAGTATGATCAAGGATGTTGCGGCAGCCATCGGAATGGATGATCAGTTGTACTTTAATAAGGTTTTCAAGAAATACTATAATGTATCACCAAGTGAATTTAAAAAGAAGCTGCATCCGGATACGGAGGAATAG
- a CDS encoding peptidoglycan DD-metalloendopeptidase family protein yields MYSYTKEKKFPKRRLIVSLSCLLIAAAAFLTYEYSMKNTAQDTSVFKEDATPVLSLPSSAAEEKGIQPFAVKAEVVLDYFDGKDSKVDSMTKFEGVYRANQGMDYSFNKEAFDVLASFSGEVSDVKEDNIFGKSVTITSKDLSITYQSLSDITVKKGDKVTQKDPIAKAGTNIYNKELGNHLHIVVEKNGRIMDPELMYGKTVGEIK; encoded by the coding sequence ATGTATAGCTATACAAAGGAAAAGAAATTTCCGAAACGCAGACTGATTGTTTCCTTGAGCTGTTTGCTGATTGCAGCAGCTGCCTTTCTGACATATGAATATTCCATGAAGAATACTGCGCAGGATACATCCGTTTTCAAGGAAGATGCAACACCGGTGTTGTCACTTCCAAGCTCTGCAGCGGAAGAAAAGGGCATTCAGCCATTCGCTGTGAAAGCAGAGGTCGTCCTCGATTATTTCGATGGAAAGGACAGCAAGGTTGACAGCATGACAAAATTTGAAGGTGTCTACCGTGCCAATCAGGGAATGGATTATTCCTTCAATAAGGAGGCATTTGATGTTCTGGCCAGCTTCAGCGGTGAAGTGAGCGATGTTAAGGAAGATAATATCTTCGGTAAAAGTGTTACGATTACCAGTAAGGATTTGAGTATAACCTACCAGAGCCTGTCCGATATTACTGTGAAAAAGGGCGATAAGGTTACACAGAAGGATCCGATAGCAAAAGCGGGAACAAATATCTACAATAAGGAGCTGGGTAATCATCTGCACATTGTCGTAGAGAAAAACGGCAGGATCATGGATCCGGAGCTGATGTACGGAAAAACAGTCGGTGAGATCAAATAG
- a CDS encoding undecaprenyl/decaprenyl-phosphate alpha-N-acetylglucosaminyl 1-phosphate transferase, with product MDWLKYLIIPLALSALITPFLKIVAYRLDIYAQVNERTVHKGKIARIGGVAIYVSFVVCMAVFMKTDMTINGILIGGSIMFIGGLIDDMVNLKPKYKLAFEVVAAIVLMTVGKVSLDVIRLPMGISIDMGLVSFVVTFVWIIGITNAVNLIDGLDGLAGGISAIILVVIACLSVIEGRLDIQTMSLILAGATMGFLLYNSHPASIFMGDCGALFLGFIISAISLLGFKSSTIMTLALPILLLAVPIVDTIGAILRRKLSGHKFSEADKNHLHHLLMQRFGHRNTVIILYVVTALFGFTAYIYLVNKATGFLVLFLIALVVELFIEFSGMISKQYHPLLSIANTIQKRARRLYKKFSKRSPNTKS from the coding sequence ATGGATTGGCTGAAATATCTGATTATTCCATTGGCCTTATCCGCACTGATTACTCCTTTTCTGAAAATCGTTGCCTATCGGCTGGATATTTATGCACAGGTAAATGAGCGGACAGTACATAAAGGGAAAATTGCAAGAATCGGCGGTGTTGCCATTTATGTATCGTTTGTTGTGTGCATGGCGGTTTTCATGAAGACGGATATGACCATCAACGGCATTCTGATTGGTGGGTCAATCATGTTCATAGGCGGTTTGATCGATGATATGGTCAATCTGAAACCGAAATATAAGCTTGCATTTGAAGTGGTTGCTGCTATCGTACTGATGACAGTAGGAAAGGTTTCACTCGATGTGATCCGCCTGCCGATGGGGATTTCCATTGATATGGGACTGGTATCCTTTGTTGTGACCTTTGTGTGGATTATTGGAATCACCAACGCGGTGAATCTGATTGATGGACTGGATGGTCTGGCAGGAGGAATCTCTGCAATCATTTTGGTTGTCATTGCATGTCTTTCTGTGATTGAGGGACGTCTGGATATACAGACGATGTCCTTAATTCTGGCAGGGGCGACGATGGGCTTTCTCCTTTATAATTCCCATCCGGCGAGCATTTTCATGGGTGACTGCGGAGCGCTGTTTTTGGGCTTTATCATCTCTGCAATCTCATTGCTCGGATTCAAAAGCTCGACGATTATGACGCTAGCGCTTCCGATTCTTTTGCTGGCAGTGCCGATTGTGGATACCATTGGTGCAATTTTGCGTAGAAAGCTGAGCGGCCACAAGTTTTCAGAGGCTGATAAAAACCATCTGCACCATTTGCTGATGCAGCGCTTTGGACACCGCAACACGGTTATTATTTTATATGTAGTGACAGCTCTGTTCGGATTCACTGCATATATTTATCTCGTGAATAAAGCGACAGGCTTTCTTGTTTTATTTCTTATAGCATTAGTTGTGGAGTTGTTTATTGAGTTTTCCGGAATGATATCCAAGCAGTATCATCCGCTGCTGTCAATTGCGAATACGATTCAGAAGAGGGCCAGAAGGCTATATAAGAAGTTTTCAAAAAGGAGTCCGAATACGAAAAGCTAG
- the spoIID gene encoding stage II sporulation protein D, translating to MKIAVKFLLVLSIILVSFFLWLNMGTSSPILWNTGKESVQEQNKKEKDKAKDKEQTVHITRQDGTSLKLPLETYLEGVIGSEMPASFDMEALKAQCVAARTFVTKRGFEVDDTTRTQVYHDDQQMHQIWGGSYDKLHARVVQALKETEGEIMTYKGEAISAVFFSGSCGRTANSEEYWSEKTPYLRSVDSHWDKDEDGYEQTTVITEEDFHTLLGFENTVKEIGKPVYYDSGYVKSITIDKITFSGRVFREKLNLRSSSFSVKKTKEGYAITTKGFGHGLGMSQYGAQGMAQEGKTYREILKHYYTGIQIVKE from the coding sequence TTGAAGATAGCTGTGAAGTTTCTCCTTGTACTCTCCATAATTCTTGTCTCTTTTTTTCTCTGGCTGAATATGGGCACATCCTCACCGATTTTATGGAATACAGGTAAAGAATCGGTGCAGGAGCAGAATAAGAAGGAAAAGGATAAAGCAAAGGACAAAGAACAAACCGTACATATTACAAGACAGGACGGCACCAGCCTCAAGCTGCCTCTGGAAACCTATCTGGAGGGTGTGATCGGCTCAGAAATGCCGGCTTCCTTTGACATGGAGGCATTAAAGGCACAATGTGTCGCAGCAAGAACCTTTGTGACAAAGCGCGGATTTGAGGTGGATGATACAACTAGGACACAGGTATATCATGATGATCAGCAGATGCATCAGATCTGGGGTGGCTCCTATGATAAACTGCATGCAAGGGTGGTTCAGGCGTTAAAGGAAACAGAAGGTGAAATCATGACATACAAGGGAGAAGCGATTTCTGCCGTATTTTTCAGTGGTTCCTGTGGAAGGACGGCAAACAGTGAGGAATACTGGAGTGAAAAAACACCTTATTTAAGAAGTGTGGATTCACATTGGGATAAGGATGAGGATGGGTATGAACAGACGACAGTGATTACAGAAGAGGATTTTCATACACTGCTGGGCTTTGAAAATACGGTGAAGGAAATAGGAAAGCCGGTATATTATGATTCCGGTTATGTGAAATCCATAACGATTGATAAAATCACTTTCAGTGGCAGAGTGTTTCGTGAAAAGCTGAACCTTCGCTCCTCGAGCTTTTCTGTCAAGAAAACAAAGGAGGGATATGCGATTACCACAAAGGGCTTTGGACACGGGCTGGGGATGAGTCAGTATGGAGCACAGGGGATGGCACAGGAGGGAAAAACTTACAGGGAGATTCTAAAGCATTATTATACAGGCATACAGATTGTAAAAGAATGA
- a CDS encoding LysR family transcriptional regulator, with product MQIEQLRYFCMIVEQKTFSEAAFLLHISQSSLSKQVMKLEQELDTVLFNRSRRQVSLTKEGQQVYEDALRLLAEYDTLCANLKHMKQQACEKLRIAMLPVFSQYSLGHSIQGFLKHHNVQGNIQEIEERDLPAALQEQFDLYILRGEYEAFKEYSAYRSSEDELVCVVAKQHPLARKRQLAFSQLQNEKLLLFPSYTVVAKLCVRACEDAGFQPKIERHGRLETLLGAAREQEGVVLAMKGSLAQYQLSKLCIIPLQDTLKSCLYVYVNPSSIKKAGLRELLDYLQNEGEIKPVEGS from the coding sequence ATGCAGATAGAACAACTTCGTTATTTTTGTATGATTGTGGAACAGAAGACATTTTCCGAAGCGGCTTTTCTGCTTCATATCTCCCAGTCTTCGTTATCGAAACAGGTCATGAAGCTGGAGCAGGAGCTGGATACGGTTTTATTTAACCGCAGCAGAAGACAGGTATCCCTGACAAAGGAAGGGCAGCAGGTGTATGAGGATGCGTTACGCCTGCTTGCAGAATATGATACCCTGTGTGCTAATCTGAAGCATATGAAGCAGCAGGCATGTGAGAAGCTTCGTATTGCTATGCTTCCGGTCTTTTCCCAGTACTCCCTTGGGCATTCAATACAAGGCTTTTTGAAACATCATAATGTGCAGGGCAATATTCAGGAAATAGAGGAACGCGATCTTCCTGCAGCGTTGCAGGAACAATTTGATCTGTATATCCTGCGGGGAGAATATGAGGCATTTAAAGAGTATTCTGCATATAGAAGCAGTGAGGATGAGCTTGTTTGCGTTGTCGCAAAGCAGCATCCACTGGCGAGAAAAAGGCAGCTTGCGTTTTCTCAGCTTCAAAACGAAAAGCTTTTGCTGTTTCCCAGTTATACGGTTGTCGCAAAGCTCTGTGTCCGTGCCTGTGAGGATGCTGGGTTTCAGCCGAAAATCGAACGTCATGGCAGGCTGGAAACTCTTTTAGGAGCCGCAAGAGAACAAGAAGGCGTCGTACTTGCTATGAAAGGCTCTCTGGCACAGTATCAGCTTTCCAAGCTTTGCATCATACCGCTGCAGGACACCCTGAAAAGCTGTCTGTATGTATATGTGAATCCTTCCTCAATAAAGAAAGCCGGTCTGCGTGAGCTGCTGGACTATCTGCAGAATGAGGGAGAAATCAAACCTGTGGAAGGCTCATAG
- a CDS encoding UbiD family decarboxylase, which produces MKEPYDLRSALQQLEAEEGQLLITDKLTDTDGELAGVYRYIGGGGTLQRPTQLGPAMLFTNIQNHPGARVLIGLLGDRKRCASLLNTTSEQLPFLMNKAYSKRLDPVVVAKGICQEIVHHREDEGFDIRKLLPAIKATKEDAGPYITMGLCYASDPETKESDVTIHRLCLQSKDEMTMFFTPGIRHLDVFRKKAEAKNKALPISISIGVDPAIEIAACFEPPTTPLGFNELSIAGGIRNKPVELCKCVSIDEYAIAHSEYVIEGELLPGKRMREDQHTGLGKAMPEFPGYCGEANPSLPVIRVKAITHRKNPIMRVCLGPGEEHVNLAGIPTEASILSLCEKAMPGKIRNVHCASSGGGKYIAVLQFVKRMESDEGKQRQAALLAFSAFSELKHVFLVDEDVDIYDMKDVLWAMTTRFQSNIDCISIPGVRCHPLDPSNDTTYDPSIRDRGIACKTIFDCTVPFSQKERFQRAAFQEVEASQWLK; this is translated from the coding sequence ATGAAAGAGCCTTATGATTTAAGAAGTGCATTACAACAGCTGGAAGCGGAGGAAGGACAGTTGCTTATTACCGATAAACTGACCGATACGGATGGTGAGCTTGCCGGGGTATATCGTTATATCGGTGGAGGAGGAACATTACAGCGTCCCACACAGCTTGGCCCTGCAATGCTGTTTACCAATATCCAAAATCATCCTGGTGCCAGAGTTCTGATCGGACTTTTGGGTGATCGAAAACGTTGTGCGAGCCTGCTGAATACGACCAGTGAACAGCTTCCCTTCCTGATGAATAAAGCATATTCTAAAAGGTTGGATCCGGTGGTAGTCGCAAAAGGCATATGTCAGGAAATTGTCCATCATCGTGAGGATGAAGGCTTTGACATACGCAAGCTGCTTCCTGCTATAAAAGCTACAAAAGAGGATGCAGGGCCTTATATCACCATGGGATTGTGCTATGCAAGTGATCCTGAAACGAAGGAAAGCGATGTGACCATTCACCGCCTTTGTCTGCAAAGCAAGGATGAAATGACGATGTTTTTTACCCCCGGTATCCGACATCTGGATGTATTTCGGAAAAAAGCAGAGGCGAAAAACAAAGCACTGCCGATTTCCATCAGCATCGGTGTAGACCCTGCCATTGAAATTGCCGCATGCTTTGAACCGCCCACGACACCGCTGGGCTTTAATGAATTAAGTATCGCAGGCGGCATACGGAATAAGCCGGTGGAATTGTGTAAATGTGTAAGTATTGATGAATACGCAATCGCACATAGTGAGTATGTAATCGAAGGAGAGCTGCTTCCGGGTAAGCGTATGCGGGAGGATCAGCATACCGGGCTTGGCAAGGCAATGCCAGAATTTCCGGGTTATTGCGGTGAGGCAAATCCTTCTTTACCAGTGATTCGTGTCAAAGCGATTACGCATCGAAAAAATCCCATCATGCGTGTTTGTCTGGGGCCCGGGGAGGAGCATGTCAATCTTGCCGGTATTCCCACAGAAGCAAGCATACTATCCCTGTGTGAAAAAGCGATGCCGGGAAAAATTCGCAATGTTCATTGCGCATCCTCCGGCGGTGGAAAATATATCGCTGTTTTGCAATTTGTTAAACGCATGGAGAGTGATGAGGGAAAACAGCGGCAGGCAGCCCTTCTCGCCTTCTCTGCCTTCAGTGAATTAAAGCATGTATTCCTTGTGGATGAGGATGTGGATATTTATGATATGAAGGATGTCTTATGGGCTATGACAACACGCTTTCAATCTAATATAGACTGCATATCCATTCCCGGTGTACGCTGCCACCCTCTGGATCCATCTAATGATACGACCTATGATCCCTCAATACGGGATCGTGGTATAGCATGCAAAACCATCTTTGACTGTACCGTACCCTTTTCGCAGAAGGAGCGCTTTCAGCGTGCTGCTTTTCAGGAAGTCGAGGCTTCGCAATGGCTGAAATAA
- a CDS encoding DUF1146 domain-containing protein, whose translation MQYFLMNLAVHVVSFMLSFWALSCVRFEAFTNVRKPGQVRLLLLLLSLGLGYLVAQFLLAISVFNGL comes from the coding sequence ATGCAATATTTTCTAATGAATCTCGCAGTACATGTTGTTTCCTTCATGCTGAGCTTCTGGGCTTTGAGCTGTGTCCGCTTTGAAGCCTTTACGAATGTGAGAAAGCCGGGACAGGTTCGTCTGCTTTTACTGCTGCTGTCCTTGGGGCTTGGCTATCTTGTTGCACAGTTTCTTCTTGCTATTTCTGTATTTAACGGACTGTAG